From the genome of Leptospira andrefontaineae, one region includes:
- a CDS encoding acyl-CoA dehydrogenase family protein yields MDLSIPKELDGIRAKAKAFVDEIAIPAEDHYDYDHGRMPEAIVQKLREEAKKRGLWTAHLPKSEGGLGLDLVGTALVFSELGRSPIAPYLCNCDAPDEGNMHLLHLAANEEQKKKYYHPLVEGKIRSGFAMTEPPPGAGSDPTTLSTNAEKDGDHYILNGHKWYCTGANGASFLIVMSKVNDSFRRTSMFLVPTDAPGYTMVQEIGVLGSHGPGGHCELKFENVKVHESQVLGKIGEGFRLSQERLGPARLTHCMRWIGLARRSMEIAREYAIKRELFGGKLSDHQGIQWMFAESSLEIESGFLLTLKAADILRKGGDARQAVSLAKWQVSETLNKCIDRAIQICGSHGFSRYLKLELFYRDARAARIADGPTETHKMVIGRNLISGKESF; encoded by the coding sequence ATTTATCCATACCTAAGGAACTAGATGGAATCAGGGCAAAAGCAAAAGCATTCGTAGACGAAATTGCCATCCCTGCGGAAGATCATTACGATTACGATCATGGTAGAATGCCTGAGGCGATCGTTCAGAAGTTAAGAGAAGAAGCTAAAAAAAGAGGGTTATGGACCGCTCATCTTCCTAAATCGGAAGGTGGTTTAGGTCTGGACTTAGTTGGTACAGCACTTGTATTCAGCGAGTTGGGCCGTTCTCCTATTGCTCCTTATTTATGTAATTGTGATGCTCCTGATGAAGGAAATATGCATCTTCTTCATTTAGCTGCAAATGAAGAACAAAAGAAGAAGTATTATCATCCTCTTGTGGAAGGAAAGATCCGCTCAGGGTTTGCAATGACCGAACCTCCTCCGGGTGCCGGTTCGGATCCTACGACTCTTTCGACTAACGCAGAGAAGGACGGGGATCATTATATTCTAAACGGTCATAAATGGTACTGCACCGGTGCGAATGGTGCTTCTTTCTTGATCGTGATGTCAAAGGTGAATGATAGTTTCAGAAGAACTTCTATGTTCTTAGTTCCTACCGACGCGCCTGGATACACAATGGTACAGGAGATCGGAGTTTTAGGTTCACATGGCCCAGGCGGGCATTGCGAACTAAAATTCGAAAATGTAAAAGTACATGAGTCCCAAGTACTCGGAAAAATTGGAGAAGGTTTTAGACTTTCCCAAGAACGGTTAGGACCTGCAAGGCTTACACATTGTATGAGATGGATCGGACTTGCCAGAAGATCCATGGAGATCGCAAGAGAATACGCGATCAAAAGAGAATTATTCGGTGGAAAATTATCGGATCACCAAGGTATCCAATGGATGTTTGCGGAATCTTCATTGGAAATAGAATCAGGTTTTTTACTTACATTAAAGGCTGCAGACATTCTACGTAAAGGTGGAGATGCAAGACAGGCTGTCTCTTTAGCCAAGTGGCAGGTAAGTGAAACATTGAATAAATGTATAGATAGGGCAATTCAGATCTGTGGGTCTCACGGTTTTAGTCGTTATCTTAAATTAGAATTATTTTATAGAGATGCGAGGGCCGCTAGGATCGCAGACGGTCCTACTGAAACTCATAAGATGGTGATCGGCAGGAATTTAATATCCGGAAAGGAGAGCTTCTGA